The genome window TTTCATAGATACGCTTTCATGATGCGTTTGTATTTGAGCATGCCCGGAATGTGCCGGATTTGCGCGGCGACGCGTTTGATGCGTTTGGTCAGCGGTTGTGAGCGCAGCAGCGACACGAACCCGAAATAATGGTGGGTGTAGCTGTGCAACGCCCGGTAAAATTCCGGGTGATAGGTGCCGCGATACATCATTGCCAGATCGCCGCTGTCGCGCCAGTTTTTTTTCTGCCCCATTTGCGCCGCCACGGTTTCGTAAAACGGCGTGCCCTTCAGCGGATACGACACGGAAATGCCGATGTGATCCGGCAGGCATTCGCGCACCAGCGCCAGCGTTTGGCGGATGTCCGAAAAATCTTCGCCGAGATAGCCGTATTGCAGAAAAAATCCCACCTGAACGCCATGTTTTTTGAGCAGGCGGCTGGCTGTTTTGATCGATTCAATGTTTTCATCCTTGTCCATCGCGTCGAGAATGCGCTGCGAGCCGGACTCCACGCCGAGCCACACTTCCGCGCAGCCGGAGCGGGCGAGTTCCGCCGCCATCGTTTCGGTGATCAGGTCCGCGCGATTCTGGCATTTGTAAGGAATGCGCACGTTGAGCGCAGCCATTTCGTCGGCAAATTCGCTGATCCAGCCGGGTTTGAGGGCAAAAATATCGTCGGTCACCCAAATCTGGTCGGCGTGCAGTTCGAGGGCAACGAATGCAAATTCCGCCGCAGCGCGTCGCGGCGAAATGGCTTTGTAGGTTCTGCCATACAGCGGTTTTGCGCACCAGTTGCAGCGAAACGGGCAGCCGTGCGAAGTGGACACGTTCAGCGAAAAATATCCGTGCGCCGATCGCCACATCGCTCGATATGGCGTGAGATCGATTTTTGCCCATGCGGGCATCGGCGCAAATTCCATCGGTAAATTGGTTTTGGTTTGCGGCTGGTGAACCACTTGCAAATCATCCAAAAACGAGATGCCCGGCAACTCGCGATATGCCGCCGGATTCGGATTTTCACGGTAGTTGAGCAGCAAATCGACCACTGTTTTTTCCGCGTTGCGGTGGACAATCACGTCAAATCCGGCGTTGAGATACGCTTCCGCCTGATCCGAAGCATCCGAGCCATGCGCGATAAACAGCCCGGTTTTCGGCGACTCCGCCAGCGCTGCAAAAATGGCGTCGCGCATGTTTTCGAGACACATTTTGGTCAAAAAGTTGAAATCGTCATCGTATAAAATGAACACGTCCGGTTGACATTCGCGAATCGCAGCGACCAGTCCGGCGGGATTTTCATCGAACATCACATCGTAAAATTCAGCGTCCAATCCCAATTCCTGTTTCAGCCAGGCAATCAGCGTAATCGACGCCAACGGCGGATACGGCTTGCGATTTTTCGCCTCCTTCGCATCCAAATGTAGGAAAAATGAATGGCTCACCAGAATTTTCATGCGGACACTTCCATCGCCAATTTGCGGTAAATTTCCGCGTAAATGTCATCATAAATATCGTGATGATCGATGCGGTTGAGTTTGGCAACGCCCTCGCCCAAAACAATGGATTTGCCGAACGCTGCCGGATATTTTTTCTGCAATCGCGCCGCGTATTTTCGGTAAATCAGCCGGTTCAATTTGGTGAGAATTGCAAAGCCGTTGCCACGTTTTTTGGGGCGGCTTTCGCCGTTTTCCAGCCGGTAAAACCCGTTTTGGAACAGCGACGGCGCAGCGTTCGGCAAATAATCAAACATCCAGCGATTGTTCGCGATGATCGTTTCGCCCATTTCGCAGCCAACCAGCGGAACCATATGCATGATCTGAACCGCCGTAAAATAATCATGCGTGTGGAATTGCAAATTCGTTTCGTCCACCAGATAATTGATGCATAAAATATCGCGTTTGTTGAGCAGTTTGCAGAGCACCACCAGCGCCACATAACAGAGCCACAGCCGGTTTTTCCGGGTGATGATGAACAGATCGACATCATCTTCGCGCTGGCAGGATTCGAAGGCGTTGGCGCCGGTGAGCGCCATAAATTTCACAAACGGCATTTTGGAAATCAGGCTCAAATATCGGCGATTGTTGCGGAACAGGTTGCGGCTCCATTGCCGTTTTTGGCGATATGCGTTCAACAATTCGCGGGTGAACAGGGCATTTTCCTGTTCAACAACCGCACCATCCTGTTGCAATTCGCCAAGAATAGTGTCGAATTTCCGCCGCTCGATAGGCACGCGCAGATAGCGAAACACCTGATCTGCACTGTATGCGCTCTCAAAATGATGCGCCAGATTGATCGTTGCCAAAATTTCCTTATGATACAAAGCTGTTTTCCCTTGTTGAAATGGTTTGGTGAATGAGCGGCATCACGGTTTCGGCGGCGCGCTGCCAAGTGAGATGGCTGATTTGCCGGGCAGATATTTTCTCCGCAAAACCGGATCGGATTGCCAAATCGATGATTGTTTTCCACGATTCAACATCATAATTATCAATCACATATGGGTGATCGCCGAAAATTTCCGCAACCGTATTATTTTTGAACAGAAACACCGGACAACCGCTGCTGATTGCCTCAAAAGGCGTGAAGCCGAATCCCTCGTACGCAGACGCGTTGATAAAAAAATCGCAGTGACGATAGCACTCCACCAGTTTTTCGTTGCTGATCCAGTTGGTTACCGTAATCTCATTTTTGAATGGCGATTGCGCCACACAATTCATCACACGGCGGAAATCGTTTGCCGGCTGACCGACCAGCATCAGTTGGTGCGGTAATCGCAATTCCCGCTTCAAATGTTCGAACAGCCGGATAATGAAGGGAATATTTTTGCGTATTTCAAAAGTGTTCACCGCCAGAATAAATGGTGCTTGCGGTTTTCCGTTGGCGATCGGTGCAGCACCATTTGCAACGCTA of Calditrichia bacterium contains these proteins:
- a CDS encoding B12-binding domain-containing radical SAM protein produces the protein MKILVSHSFFLHLDAKEAKNRKPYPPLASITLIAWLKQELGLDAEFYDVMFDENPAGLVAAIRECQPDVFILYDDDFNFLTKMCLENMRDAIFAALAESPKTGLFIAHGSDASDQAEAYLNAGFDVIVHRNAEKTVVDLLLNYRENPNPAAYRELPGISFLDDLQVVHQPQTKTNLPMEFAPMPAWAKIDLTPYRAMWRSAHGYFSLNVSTSHGCPFRCNWCAKPLYGRTYKAISPRRAAAEFAFVALELHADQIWVTDDIFALKPGWISEFADEMAALNVRIPYKCQNRADLITETMAAELARSGCAEVWLGVESGSQRILDAMDKDENIESIKTASRLLKKHGVQVGFFLQYGYLGEDFSDIRQTLALVRECLPDHIGISVSYPLKGTPFYETVAAQMGQKKNWRDSGDLAMMYRGTYHPEFYRALHSYTHHYFGFVSLLRSQPLTKRIKRVAAQIRHIPGMLKYKRIMKAYL
- a CDS encoding glycosyltransferase family 4 protein, with protein sequence MAKFSDNKFIGIDCLALPEKFSGAAFYIYYLTTGILAASRAHPVAVICKPQHAPLFEPHLSFGDKILTVPLRNQVEKLAFYEFRLKQLLLRENICLFYATHYLCPPRDEQYKIINTVHDMGFLRYPQYYPLVKRFYFGMRMRNVLNRADQLVAVSKSTAAAICGEFPELAQKISVGYPGTDHFNSVANGAAPIANGKPQAPFILAVNTFEIRKNIPFIIRLFEHLKRELRLPHQLMLVGQPANDFRRVMNCVAQSPFKNEITVTNWISNEKLVECYRHCDFFINASAYEGFGFTPFEAISSGCPVFLFKNNTVAEIFGDHPYVIDNYDVESWKTIIDLAIRSGFAEKISARQISHLTWQRAAETVMPLIHQTISTRENSFVS